One Dehalococcoidia bacterium genomic window, CGGCGTGTGGGCCGGCAACTCGGACAACACCCCGATCCGGCCGAACATTTTCAGCACCTCGATAGCATTCCGGGCGATGCGCGACACCCTGCAGGCCTGGTACGCCGGCCGGCCGAGTACGCCCTTCGAGCGCCCGGAGGGTGTGGTCGAGGAGACCGTGTGCGTGCCATCCGGCAAGAGGCCGACCCCCCTCTGCGGACGGACGACGCGGGACATCTTCGCCAAGGACAGCCTACCGAAAGAGGACGACACCTGGTGGCAGCGCGTGAGGATCGACGGCCGTACTGGCCTTCTCGCGACGCCTTCGACGCCGCCGCAGTTCGTCCAGGAGCAGGTGATGCTCGCGATCCCCCGCGAGCTAATGCAGACCGAAGAGGACCGGAAGCAATGGCAGGAGTGGGCAGACACACTGGGTATCCCGCTCGCGCCGACTGATTTCAGCCCGGCGTCTGCGGGCGGCGGGACGACGCCCGACCTGCCGGCGGCGATCTTCTCACCCGTGCCGGGCCAGACTGTGACGGGCCAGGTTACGATCACGGGGCGCGCCTCCACCACCAACTTCCTCGCCTATACGCTCGAGTACGGCGCCGGAGTGACGCCCACAGGCTGGCAACAGATCACGCAGAGCACGAACCAGGTGGCTTCCGGGCCGCTCGGCACCTGGAACACGCAGGGCCTTGCGCCCGGCATCTATACCCTGCGCCTGGTCGTGGTCGACCGTAGCGGCCGCCAGGTGGTGGCGTCAGTTACCGTGAGCGTCGGCGCGCCAACTCCGACGCCTGTCGCGACGAGCCCAGCGCCGCGGCCGTAAGGAGGCTCACGGCGCTTCCGCCAGGCTGGAGGCGCCCGCGAGCGCGGCCAGGGCGCGGTCCAGGTCCGTCACGCTCTCGATGTCTCCGGCCACCCTGAGGAAGGCCGCGAGCGAGGGGCTGAGGCGGCGCAACTGGTCCACCTTGGGGCCGATGGGGTTCGTCGCCCCCGGGCTGCCAGCCTCCCCCGCGTAAAGGTTGATGAAGGCGAAATAGGCCTGGTTAATGCGGCGGATGTAATGGCCGTTCGCCGCCAGGTACTGACGGCGCTCTTCCATCAGCGCCTCGGCCTCGTCGATCCTGCCGGCCGCGAGCAGCGTATCGACCTCGCCCCGCAGCTTGACGAGCTCGGCGCGCAGGTCGACCGATGAGCCACCTCGCCGCGGTGTCACTTCGCCCGTGCCGTTCGCCGGCGCTTCCGTCAGCGGCCAGCGGCGGACAACGGCCTCGGCCACCTCGCGACCGACGAGGTCCGCCACTGTCTCGTTGATCGCGCGCAGATCGTTGCTGTGGTAGTAGCGGATGCCCAGAGGGCGGAAAACGAGGTAGTTGTGCACCCACTCGTGCGCCGCGACCTCGACCGCCTGGCGATAGCTCGAAGTGTAAGCGACCACAGTCGGGTATGCGCCGACGCCAGACACGGGGAAGGACAGCGCGGAGACGCCCCCTCGTCCTTCCCTCTCCTTTTCGATGCGCTCGACCTCGTCGATGTCGAGGCCGGCGCGGAGCAGTTGGCTGTCTATAAGCTCGATGCGGTCGCGTGGTGAAACGGCGAGCGTCCTCGGGGGCGAGGTGAACTCCATGTCGACGGGCGGCCAAACCGTGTCGGGCAGGACCCAGAGGCCGCGCCTGATGCCCTCTTGCTTCAGGACCTCCGTGATCCGCCGCTCGATCGCCGCCTCCGCCTGGTTCTCGAGGCGATTGCGCTCGCGCAGGGCCTCTGCAGCGGCAGCGCCGGCCTCACGGCCTGGCCTCTCAGCCCTCTCCACGGCCGTCAGGAACGAGCGCAGGGCCTCGTCCTCCTCGGCCACGGTGGGCCGGCCGCGAAAGATCGCGCCGAACTCGTAGAGCCACTTGTTGGGGAAGTTCCGCACCTCCCAGGCTGGGACGTCGAACTCGTTCGGGCCGGGCCTGAGGCTGAACGCGTCCTCGACCGCCGCGGCGGCGCCGACGGCGCCGGCTATGATCGCAAGCAAGGTCACCACGCTAGCTGCCCGGCCGCGTCTGGCGGTCCGGGCGGCACCGCTGTCGTCAGCCATGACTCCACCGTACAGGCCTGGCCCAGGCGGGCGAAAGGCCCCTGTATAATCGGAACCACGATGGCCGGACAAGTGGCCGAATCCGCCCTTCCCCGGAAGGGCCGCCGCGACGCAGCCGGCGCATCCCCCGCGGACTCCGGGCAAGGAGTGCTCGGCGCCCGCTCCCTCGCCTACCTCATAGACTCCGTCCTCCTCGCGATCATTTCGGTCGCCTTCGTGGCCGCGGGAGCGCTGTTCATGCTCATCGAGAGCGACTGGGGACGGATCGATACGCCGGACTCGGCGCGCTGGGGCTTCGTCTACGCGTCGCTGCTTACGGTGCCGGCCTGGGCCTCGTTCAACCTGCTCCTCCTCGCGCGCCGTGGCCAGACGGCAGGCCAGTACATCATCGGCGTGCGGGTAGCGCGCGAGGACGGCGGCGAGGCGGGACTGCCCAGGCTCTTGCTGTATCTGCTGGCGCTCAACCCGCTGGTGTTCCACCCCTGGCTGGCGGTCTTCTGGGCGCTCCTGGCCTTCGTCGCCTTGAGCATTACCGAGAACAACGTGCTCGTCCTCGGCAGCCTGGCGGTAGCGGTCCTCTGCCTTGCCGCGCCGGTGGTAGCGCTCCTGGCTGCGACGCCAGGAGGCGGGCGCCGGGCCCTCCACGACCGGGTGGCCGGCACGAAGGTGGTGCGGGTCGAGTGAGGCGCCGCAGAGCACTGGGAGCGCTCTTCGCCTTTTGCCTGGTGGTTACGATCTTCTTTCTCACGCTCGCCCAGGCGAGCGGGGCACGCGCCGGTCCCGTGCTCCTCGGCCGCCTGGCCAGCGCCATGGTAGAGCTGGATCGGTGGGCGCCGCGCCACAGCGACGACCTGGCGGAAGCGGCCCGCGACCGCACCAGGCCTCAGGTCGCGGTCGAGGGGTTACCACTGCGGCTTTCCATCCCGACCTCGGTCGCCGCCTCCGGCGACCCTGAGGCGATCCGGGACGCCATCATGTCCGCCGCCGGCCAGAGTCTGTGGCGCGACGGCCGGGCCGCCTTTGTCGACGATGAGGGCGTCGTCGCGGGCGACATCTCCATCACGAGTCCCGTCCGCTGGACGATCACCACTTTGAAGCAAGACCGGAACGACTTCTGGCTAGTGGCGACGGCCGCCGCCGGCGTCGCCAGTCTGGCTATCGGCCTCCTCACCCTGTTTGCCGCGCCCGGTGGCTTTGCCGTGGTAGCGCGCGGCGCTCTGGGCGCAGGCGTGCTGTGCGTGCTGGCCTTCGGCGCGATCTGGGCGCTCATGCAGGCCCTCGCCGGCGCGGCGATGGCGCCCGCAGACATCGAGCTGGCGCGCATCGGGAGGGACTGGGCCTGGATGGGCCTTCGCGCCGGATTCGCGACAGGCCTCGTCGGCCTCGCCGGCCAGGTCGCGGTCTGGACGGCCCAGCGGGAGCGGCGATATGAGCGCTGGCCGCGTGCTGCCGACGAGCCTGCCTGAGGAGCCCGCGCCTTGGTGGCCGGAGCGCCTCGTGCGGCCGCACTCCTGCTAGGCCTCGCGCAGGCGTCCCATCCCTTTCCGGTCGCGATTGTCCTGGCGCTCACGGCTCTTGTGGGCATCGCGTCCGGCCCGGCCGACGCCTACCGCCTCGCGCTGGCCACGCTCGCCATGCTTCTCTCGCAGCTCGCCATCGGCTGGAGCAACGATTACCTCGACCGTGAGTACGACCGTGCCCACCGGCCGGAGAAGCCCGTGCCGGCGGGGCTGGTGCCCGCCCGGGTGCTGCCGCCGCTCACGGCCGCGGCGCTCGCATCGGCTGTGGCCGTGGGCGCGGCGCTGGGCCCTGATGTCCTGGGCCTCTTGCTGGCCGGGACTGCGTGCGGACTTGGCTACAACCTCGCCCTCAAGCGCACGCCATTCAGCTGGGCGGCTTACGTCCTCGCCTTTGCGCTGCTGCCGGCCTACGTATGGGCCGCGCTGGACCAGTTCCGCGGCGAACTCTGGTGGCTGTACGTCGTCGGGGCTCCGCTCGCCCTGGCAGCGCACATCGCCAACACGCTGCCGGACCTCGCGGAGGACGCCTCTTCCGGCCAGGGCGGCCTGGTTGCGCGGCTGGGGCGGCGCAGGGCCATAGCCCTCCTGTTCGGCTGTCTGGCACTACCGCCGGCCTCGACTGCCCTCACGGCCCTCTGGCTGGAGTACGCCTGGCGAATACTTCTACCAGCGCTGGCCGGATATGCCGTTTTCGTGTCGGCCGCCGCGACGGCCTACAGGAGCGTGGCCCGGCGGAACGCGTCGCTCGCATTCCGGCTCATCGGCGTAGCCGCGGTCTTGCTCGCCTCGGCGTGGCTGGCGGCGGTCTAGAACTCGTCCAGGCAGAACGGCGGTGTGCGCATGGCAAGGAGGATGTCCGCCACGGCCAAGGCGCGCGGGTGGTGGGCTTCGATCCGCCCTGCGCGCGCCAGGTTGGTTGCGCTGCGGTAGCCGTTGTAGAGCTGCGCCAGGCCGCGGGCGTCAACCGTGAGCATCGGTTCCTCGCTACAGCGCTCGACGGCGAAGTGCGCGCCGGCGGAGACGATCTCCCAGACCCCATCGTTCCAGGGGCATGCCTCGTCCACGACCCTGACCACGACGCGGCCGTCCGCGTAGGCGGGTCTTTGGCTGAACGCCTCCGCCAGGTCGACGAGGCGCACAAAGAGGCCGTAATGGCGCTCGCCTTTGATTTGTTCCGGGTTCGCGACCGCTTCCAGGACCGGCTCGTCGGCGCCGACCCACCAGGTCACGGTCTTGACGAGGTCGAAGCTCAGCAGGAGCTCCAGCAGCGCGCGGTAGGCCGGCGCCGTATTGGCGATGAGCTCCCCGACTTCCAGGACGCGGTCGTCACCGGAGCCTGTTGTGCGGAGGAGGGCATGGCCCTCCACGCGACCATCCGGACCGCGATAGATGAAGGTCTCGCGGCCCGGGAAGAGGAAGATCATGCGCCAACGCCACTCGTCTCGAAGGAGGACGCTGTTCCGGCGTGCCGCCCACTCCCTGTAGCTCCCTTCGACGAACCTCCAGTCGTCGGCGCCCAGTCGCTCGACTCGCCCCGGCGGCTTCGGGCCCTGGGGCAACTCGATGTGCTTGGGGTTGAAGCGCAGGTTGATGCTATCGGTGCAGATCTCCCAGCCGTAGCGCCGATAGAGCGCGGGGTGGGGCGTCCACAAGCCGCTCAGGACATCGCCGATCTCACGCGAGCGGCGCAGCGTCTCACGGAGCAACGCGGCGATCAGGCCCCGACGCCTGGCCTCGGGCATCGAGGCCACGCTGGAGACGCCGCCCATGCGCAGCCGCGCGCCCTCGAGGCCGAGGGCCATAGGGGCGGAGATCACGAAGGCCTGGAGGACGCCGTCCTCGAAGGCGCCGAGCGTCCACTCCGGCTTCATCATCGCGATGTAGCGGGCGGAGTCGTCGTGCGGACTCATGAACGCGGTCCGCTCGACAGCGGTCCAGCGCTCGACGTCATCCTCGGTCAGCACGCGGATATCGGTGGGCATGTCAGGTGGGACTCACGGGCCAGCAGTCTTCAGCGCTTGGGCGCGGCCGAACGGCGCCCGCACAGTGTCGCACATCCCGGGGGGCGGAGGACGGCGCAGCTTCCCGGCGAGCCGGCGCGACCGGCCTAGCGGCTGCCGCGCAGGCGGGGGTCGAGCACGTCGCGCAGGGCGTCGCCCAGGAGGCGGAAGCCGAAGATGGTCATCGCCAGCATCAGCGCGGGGAAGATCGCCAGCCATGGAGCAACGCGCAGCAACTCACGAGATGCGTTCAGCATCGTCCCCCAGGTCGGGAAGTTCGGGTTCAGGCCAACGCCGATGATCGCCAGTCCGGCCTCTGCCTGGATGGCGCCGGAGATGCCGCCCGTGGCGCCGACGATAATGAGGTAGAAGACGTTTGGGAGTATGTAGTGGCGCAGGATACGCTTATCAGTCGCGCCGATGGCCTTCGCCGCCTCGATGTACGGCATCCCGCGTAAGCCAATGATTACGGAACGCAGAACGCGGGACGTGTTTATGCCGTTGAGTATCCCCAGCGTAAGAACGAACGTGAGAGGACTTGCGCCGTATATCGCCATGAGCGATATGAGGATGATCAAATCAGGCAGGACGCCGAAGATCTCGATGAAGCGCTGCAGGATCAGGTCCACCGACGTTACGTAGTAGCCGCTGATCATTGTCAGGAACGTCGAGAGAGTCGTGCTCAGAGCAAAGACCCCGACGCCGATGGTCACGGAAACGCCGGCCCCGTAGAGGAGGCGGCTGAAAACGTCCCGGCCGAATTCGTCCGTGCCAAACCAGTGCTCGGAAGAAGGGCCCTTGAGGCGGTCCTGGCCCAGCTTGTACTCGTTGTAGTGGTAGGGCGCGATGCTGGGCATGTCGCGGTTGACGATGGCGCTGAGGCCGCCCCCTGTGACCGCCATGACCAGGAGCAGGAGCACGAGAAAGCCCCCGAAGGCGCCTAACGGCTTGCGGCGCGTGAAGCGATAGAGGTTCGTTGGGATGCGGATGTGAAGTGGCGGCTTTTGCTCGAAGCCGGTGAAAGCTTCATCCCGCCCGAGTGACAGCGCGCTCTGGTCGATAGACATCCGAACCCCCCGATTATCGTCCGCGGCGCCGGCCGCCACCCGAAGCGTAGGAGACGCGCGGGTCAAGCCAGGCGTAGGAAAGGTCCACCAGCAGCTGAGACGAGAGCGTAATCACGGCGAAGAACATCGTCGTCGTCATGACTACCGGGTAGTCAAGGTTTACAGACGCGGCGGTGAGGTAGCGGCCCATTCCCGGAAGGCTGAACAGGTTCTCGATAATCACGCTGC contains:
- a CDS encoding RDD family protein is translated as MAGQVAESALPRKGRRDAAGASPADSGQGVLGARSLAYLIDSVLLAIISVAFVAAGALFMLIESDWGRIDTPDSARWGFVYASLLTVPAWASFNLLLLARRGQTAGQYIIGVRVAREDGGEAGLPRLLLYLLALNPLVFHPWLAVFWALLAFVALSITENNVLVLGSLAVAVLCLAAPVVALLAATPGGGRRALHDRVAGTKVVRVE
- a CDS encoding UbiA family prenyltransferase, whose amino-acid sequence is MAGAPRAAALLLGLAQASHPFPVAIVLALTALVGIASGPADAYRLALATLAMLLSQLAIGWSNDYLDREYDRAHRPEKPVPAGLVPARVLPPLTAAALASAVAVGAALGPDVLGLLLAGTACGLGYNLALKRTPFSWAAYVLAFALLPAYVWAALDQFRGELWWLYVVGAPLALAAHIANTLPDLAEDASSGQGGLVARLGRRRAIALLFGCLALPPASTALTALWLEYAWRILLPALAGYAVFVSAAATAYRSVARRNASLAFRLIGVAAVLLASAWLAAV
- a CDS encoding GNAT family N-acetyltransferase — protein: MPTDIRVLTEDDVERWTAVERTAFMSPHDDSARYIAMMKPEWTLGAFEDGVLQAFVISAPMALGLEGARLRMGGVSSVASMPEARRRGLIAALLRETLRRSREIGDVLSGLWTPHPALYRRYGWEICTDSINLRFNPKHIELPQGPKPPGRVERLGADDWRFVEGSYREWAARRNSVLLRDEWRWRMIFLFPGRETFIYRGPDGRVEGHALLRTTGSGDDRVLEVGELIANTAPAYRALLELLLSFDLVKTVTWWVGADEPVLEAVANPEQIKGERHYGLFVRLVDLAEAFSQRPAYADGRVVVRVVDEACPWNDGVWEIVSAGAHFAVERCSEEPMLTVDARGLAQLYNGYRSATNLARAGRIEAHHPRALAVADILLAMRTPPFCLDEF
- a CDS encoding ABC transporter permease, encoding MSIDQSALSLGRDEAFTGFEQKPPLHIRIPTNLYRFTRRKPLGAFGGFLVLLLLVMAVTGGGLSAIVNRDMPSIAPYHYNEYKLGQDRLKGPSSEHWFGTDEFGRDVFSRLLYGAGVSVTIGVGVFALSTTLSTFLTMISGYYVTSVDLILQRFIEIFGVLPDLIILISLMAIYGASPLTFVLTLGILNGINTSRVLRSVIIGLRGMPYIEAAKAIGATDKRILRHYILPNVFYLIIVGATGGISGAIQAEAGLAIIGVGLNPNFPTWGTMLNASRELLRVAPWLAIFPALMLAMTIFGFRLLGDALRDVLDPRLRGSR